In Fusarium oxysporum f. sp. lycopersici 4287 chromosome 2, whole genome shotgun sequence, a genomic segment contains:
- a CDS encoding hypothetical protein (At least one base has a quality score < 10) codes for MPSSKGYEASWPLILLLCIATATPGLSQNTNSTDLLPGLVPDCAFPCLANALQQGGCGIADLADCVCTDIPLQANVSACVQLSCPFNDQVEVGRVSNNLCIDYPKESRSGQVRVTGTASAAITFTIVALRCVARLMRTKRLWWDDWMAVIATVSQRTLGHNSSPGARLGFGRHYWNVDPAKGEMFYATQMLYVLIQVSAKGSLLAFYARVFTSRKFRLWTWITVGFLVGHGAIFLGLVIFQCRPIASIWDRNLEPKCINLPALGYAGAITSIVEDIVILILPIPELLKLQLNRGKKIALLLMFSIGSFACVTSMIRLKYIVDFGNTLDAAWDNVYVVIWSIIELSCALICASLPALRPLLQMIPGVLSSTKASTFKGPSSRSGPGHRGSLPPRSASARAFKELPDLPVERSQGHPDKRMSKRGTYPDADYSSRDEEFEMHSVTKERSVV; via the exons ATGCCTTCCTCAAAGGGATACGAGGCATCGTGGCCCTTAATATTACTCTTGTGCATCGCAACGGCTACTCCGGGCCTCAGCCAGAACACCAATTCGACAGACCTGCTGCCAGGTCTGGTTCCGGATTGTGCG TTCCCTTGCCTCGCCAATGCCTTGCAGCAGGGTGGATGCGGCATCGCCGATCTGGCAGATTGCGTCTGCACCGATATCCCACTACAAGCAAACGTCTCCGCCTGTGTCCAACTATCATGCCCCTTCAACGACCAAGTTG AGGTGGGGAGGGTTTCGAATAACCTGTGCATCGACTATCCCAAAGAGTCTCGCAGCGGCCAGGTCAGGGTGACTGGTACTGCTAGCGCCGCCATTACCTTTACCATTGTCGCCTTGCGCTGCGTGgcaaggttgatgagaacAAAGAGACTATGGTGGGATGATTGGATGGCCGTCATTGCTACGGTAAGCCAAAGGACGCTTGGCCATAAC TCCTCGCCAGGTGCACGGCTTGGGTTTGGCCGCCACTATTGGAATGTAGACCCAGCGAAAGGGGAG ATGTTCTACGCCACCCAGATGCTCTATGTCCTCATCCAAGTCTCGGCCAAGGGATCGCTGCTAGCCTTCTACGCGCGTGTTTTTACAAGTCGCAAGTTCCGGCTCTGGACCTGGATTACTGTCGGATTTCTCGTAGGTCACGGGGCCATCTTCTTGGGCCTCGTCATATTCCAATGCCGCCCCATCGCCTCCATCTGGGATCGGAATCTGGAGCCAAAGTGCATCAATCTCCCCGCGTTGGGCTACGCCGGTGCAATTACCAGCATCGTCGAGGATATTGTGATCCTTATCCTCCCTATCCCGGAGCTCCTGAAGCTGCAGTTGAACCGCGGGAAGAAGATCGCCCTGTTGCTCATGTTCAGCATTGGATCCTT CGCATGCGTGACAAGCATGATCCGTCTCAAGTACATTGTTGACTTTGGAAACACGCTCGATGCTGCAT GGGACAATGTCTACGTCGTGATATGGTCCATCATCGAGCTCTCATGCGCTTTGATCTGCGCCAGCTTACCAGCATTACGCCCGCTCCTGCAGATGATACCCGGCGTTCTGAGCAGCACAAAGGCGTCGACCTTCAAGGGTCCATCGAGCCGTAGTGGCCCGGGCCACCGAGGATCCCTTCCGCCTCGTAGTGCGTCGGCTCGAGCGTTCAAAGAACTTCCCGATCTGCCCGTTGAGCGCTCCCAGGGTCATCCCGACAAGCGCATGTCTAAGCGAGGCACGTATCCGGACGCGGACTATAGTAGTCGAGATGAGGAGTTTGAAATGCACTCGGTAACAAAAGAAAGGTCTGTTGTATAG